A stretch of DNA from Microcaecilia unicolor chromosome 10, aMicUni1.1, whole genome shotgun sequence:
AATATGTTTACCTTAAATAACGGTTGACATATGGCAGTGCAAAGAATTGCTTCGATCTGTGATTTCTGTTTACATACCAAGGTACAGACCATTCATGAAACTTGTACCTGGAATgattagaaaatacaaatacccaAGCAGGCATTAAACAACTAGCAGTCATCAAACTAGGCTTGCAGTATAACCAAGCGTTCGAAAGAATTGCAATCAAATTTTGTAcatgaggaagagagagataggATAGGCATATTTAATTAACTCCACAAGTACAAATGCAGGGAAACATGTTTCTGAAAATGGATGCTGAagagaggtaaattaaaaaaaaaaaaatctaaagtagAGCCCGACAGATTTTCGGTTTTGGTAATGAAAACATCTCGAAATCcaggtttgggtttctgccaaacaTGCAAGTGAATTTTTGGCTGAGACTTAAGCCCTTCCCGTGTGATCACTCTCTGCCCTGTGCTTCCCTCACCTGTGATCACTCTCCCCACCCCTCAAAGgctctccctgggcctacctttaaaccctcctggtggtctagttgggTCTTCAGGGCAAcaagagcaatccccagttgttcTTGCCCCTACAGGTTCTGCaaccaaaggagaaattagatcttacctgctaatttgctttcctttagtccctccggaccggaccaggattggactgatgggttgtgctcgcctaccagcaggtggagactgagaaaaaactctgactctagagagccaataggagccctggccatgtgaccttagcctcagtatttgaatagcaaagcaggaaagaaagaaagaccttctgtgccatatggaatcctagcagccacaaagcactcggcaatgccaagtatcagagctcaccagcaactctcaccagagaagtggtatggcccgatatgtattagagctcaccagcaactctcactagagaagtggtatggctcacttgtactatagctcaccagcaactctcaccagagaagcgatatggctcacatgtaatatagctcaccagcaactctccccagagaagtggtatggctcacatataatatagctcaccagcaactctccccagagaagtggtatggctcacttgtcttatagctcaccagcaactctaaccagagaagtggtatggcccacttaagattttatatatattccatcaactgagcttaccagccactctcaccagaaaagtggtaaatcatatttaaggttttatagatattccagcaactgagctcagccacaactctcaccagagaagtggtatggcgtatttaaggttttgtagatagattccagcaattgagctcaccagcaaccaccagagaagtggtatagaccacgtaaagttctgtatatatatagtattgttccacgaatcgtaaaggaatgaatacacttcctactgaatacacttcctacttaataaaagaagctaaagagtagagagaacatgggaggggcctggtccggtccggagggactaaaggaaagcaaattagcaggtaagatctaatttctccttccttagcgtccctccggaccggaccaggattggactgatgggaagtaccaaagcagtaatctgaagggagggaccttatgaaaactgcagagaaatgttcatgctgcataggccacctggcgacaactaacatgtagtgtgtcccaatgagcaaaataaaatgaaactaggactaagttgccaacttaccaatgtgcaccgagagcaccaaaaatcgccgtagtaagaatagagcccgcttctgaagttgtggaatatgttgtaatacgctgtggaactgccctctcagcgagaagagaaatagacattctcatttccttgatccttcgcgatatagcgggttagaaacaatgaaaaacttttacgcctactggctagaaggacaaaaccaataagaaaaaaccgattgggaaaggtgaaaactttaaactacagcagaccgaaaagaagttaccaaccatagaagtattccacacatagatctacttgctgcaatggctactgggaaacactgcttgaagaggaaaactttatagaaaaagttatggctactagaaaacagaactttaagagtctgttcacctagttcacctagctggtggatgaagcgggaggtacagatgcaggactcctttaagaaaccgctttgacagtggatgctgcataagcgtgcggttgtcaacagtatcatgcatcactgatagagctgccaaatgaactctaatggatgagtaagacagacaagatttcgcaagatgcagaagatattccaaaacatgcaaaatggatactgtttgtggaatgaagtggcgagaggagtaccacagagtgaaccgtcgccactttgattcataggactttaatgtagatttctgtctggaagcaattaaaacttgaagtacttcctgcgaaaatatcaaagatgttgcagacccagtaaccacgccataagtttgagtgactgggggtccggctgtagaagggtgccttggttctgcgtaaacacctagtgagatgatggaagaaacgcataaagaaggctgaaaaacccctgctggacgttggcatctgtccctgtctccgtcaagactgttgctgaacggaagaagcaagaaatgttcatgagcctgaaggcaaaaagagatagccctgaagtgtcgcagtgaggaagtaaggctgaaaaaatgagagtccattcacctaaatgcagggtgacacaactaagaaaaaatgagtacaaactcaagagtatactcttaactcctccttggcggatgacataacccattgccatggcaaggaccaacatagctctctccgccttgtttgtcagtagggaaaacaaaattcacccgaaggtaaaacgaattgctgaggtcccccagaaaaaaaatatatacaaaaaagcttctgccaaaaagtgtactgcacgaagcatcccaatgacagaactaaggttcttgagataactagatgacacttaaatagcgcgattgatgaccctgagattcgcaacagtatgaaggaaaattccttcttgggcattagagagtaaaattgcattctgcagaatagagcgaggaaatggccgaaggcccaaggtcaccaagaaaaatataaactgggatgtttgcagaggagacaaaagactgtgcgccaacctgactaaacaaagagaaaatcagagatatctgatgagagatcaaatgagagatcaaatgagaggcctggctacaatcaccacccaacctagagactgtaagaaatgcaacacccggtgcgtgacctgagaactctgctgataagactttctccaattaggcagtcgtctaggtaagaatgaaatgaccctaagagcgcaatgaacatcctcttagatctataaaagaacggaagagagagtactgctgaaaatgaccggttaatgcataagcaaaaaactagccattctctggatcctgaggagaagaggaagggtgaccaaggacaccagttaaatagggctacaaactccaaccctatctctatggcgttccatagttgggtaagttctgaatatagaaagttctgaatataggagtccaccagctatggtagtacgctccggacagaaaaaaattgtcccagtatgaacgtctgattcaccggcctgtaatttcttggatctccctaatccacataccactaatccacgtaccacggtcatgcgtcctcactcactgagatgtagattgtaagctcctttgagcagggaacgtccttctttgttaatttgtacagcgctgcgtaaccctagtagcgctctagaaatgttaagtagtagtagtagtaccagactcacacccaatagatatgaatgttgagcttgtttcaggttaaaacaccgaacctaggcccagggtccccggtgttcctagtggtgaacagccatggcaaatattgtatgcgttagtttgcagaattactgcaaagccttgcttttggagcagagatttctgttcgatactctcgtgagagtttttttttttctttaatgctgttctggctgtagaaaggtggacatttgagcttccccagaatggcaaaacttatgtacctatgcccattagatatgaatgctggacttgatggactttaggccttacccagcataaccatacttatgtacctatggtataaatacacaggaagtgagtgaatccccttccaattgaaagaacactctggagtgaaggcgcatagaatgaaaatgaaaaaggacaaacttggaaattacctgtaacgaaaaaagtgaagttgtgccacagccacttggtgaaggcagtgtagacaagactgtatctgaattcaagaaagcttgatataacatcaggtctctaaggaagaggaagagatagcagatggtatgtataggcatactggaccaaaccaggatgtttataatctgccaatgctgaactgatagagtagagacaaacacgagtagatggtttgaggaccgtccactatctttaagtgaaaggatgactttattctctaagtgaccatatgtcctgtaaaaaccagaagaaagctaaaatgaaatatgagaggcttcaaggcagttggaaaagaagggaagacatgaataaagcatgcctgctaaggcagctgagtgactgggagcttggtagacaggactgtccctcagagaatatgaaagagctgatatatccccatggcatctgaacaatatactgtatgcctctagagaaggcttcttaaagtcggaaaaagaaaacactgtataacactacagccattgagagtgtctgttaagttcttaaaacactatataacatcataggcatggagtaaaatgcttgaaaggaactaagatattatggtcagaattgcaaagtaccaatcaattgactcttagacaatgtagtcctattcaccagggaatgagaaagacagaaatttactctatgcctatagagaaagtttctaaagttcttaaaacactgtataatactacagctattgaggaaaatgcttgaaatgaattatgatattatgataagatgtagattttccaccaggcaatgaaaaatgactgagcaccagaaaaaactagtgttaacagccccgtgatacatagaaatttaaaagaagaaaagcttgttatatatccatatatgaaaggagccccctttcaatcaaatattgcctgctgatgtgaagagcattttagaatacgccgttcagcacatacaaaagtgtacacatcttggagccgaactgctctatgaactgcagccttaccttcagcagagagatccccgactgataagatggagggagaaacaaaatggccaccgttcGCGCCACTGGCCCTGTGGtgatcgtcgacagcgcgcccaacacctccgaacaagtgaagcccagtggaacggcgaagaaacaacagccggcgaaaaaggccccgaaaaaaccggaggcagcactggacccgaagaaaccttgaagggagagcaaaatttacacgttccggctgcgtgaactgcgcctgaccgacagcagctgtttgaacttttaagccatatcagaaaaaacaggtggccgcgcttatgcagttcgcacctttcttttttttttttcatttctttaaacTGCCGctgccaaaacgcaagaaaatggaggaaattaaatctgacgagaaaaatcgctgtttaaagtcacagacactgaattattttcttctatttttttttttttttttaataacccctcaatcataataaaacactggagctgcctgctcgttagaagtctggggaaagaaaggctgcttctttgaatttccttttatttgatttaattcttttaaagcagctacctgttaaaagtggctgcctctcccaaagacggtacacctttccagagaaagggacggcccttccctgctaagccagggagatggggaggaaggggggtggactcgagacacccgagtttaacacccccgaggctgtcaaagaaagaagagaaaggaaaccctgtcaagcctctaaataagattccaggcacagaagaattatcacaaatatctgtaatatctaaagagaaaaggagagagactaatgggctcacttcctacctgctgggagactgagaaaatactgaggctaaggtcacatggccagggctcctattggctctctagagtcagagttttttctcagtctccacctgctggtaggcgagcacaacccatcagtccaatcctggtccggtccggagggacgctaaggaaatggCTGTTGAACTGGCAGGAGCAAGAGCGACTAGGGATCGCTCTTCCTTGAAgactcactagaccaccaggagttTTAAAGATAGGCCTGGGGAGGGTCAATGAGAGTtatcattgtgtgtgtgtgggggggggggggcccaatagTGATTGCAAATTTCGATTGCTGGTTCGGTTTCAGTTTGCTTCTAAAAAGTCTACAGAACTAGTTCTTTGCAGAAGGGTAGTTAAAGACAAAACATGGGACTAACAGAGCTGTGTCACAAGCACTGCTTTACTTCCCATCAATCAGATCccgggccagtccggagggacgccaaggaaggagaaattagatcttacctgctaatttgctttcctccggaccggcccaggaacCACCCATTTTCATGGTTGATCGTACTGAAGAGCGGTTAATGGTTTCCTTGTTTTTGCTGGATACAGAAATTGTTTTGGGGATGGAGCTGCTTTGTGCATTTACTGTTTctttattaaaataataataagggCATGTATTGCCAAATGAACGCCCGAATGTGCGGCACCGTTATTACAGTGTCGCAGAAAGCATGTTCTTATTACAGATtggtggctgctcaggttccCGGTGGCACAGAATGTGGTCATTTCTTCTCCTGCTTTAACTTAATACTGAGTCTAGGACTGGTCtagatggccagggctcttattggctcactagagtcagagttctcagtctccacctgctggaaggagtgcatagCCCATCAGCCAGATCCTGGGCCGgtttggagggactaaaggaaaacaaattagcaggcaagatccaatttctcctttccTTGGTTAGGAAAGCTTCCATTTCAGCTTACAAAATGCTGTTTGAATAATTCTATGACTGTGTAAGGTGTAAAATTAGTTGCTTGTCTACGTTTATAGCTAAAGAAGTGATCGCCAGATTAACTACCAATTCCACAAAGCTTACTACTAAAATTTGTAAATGTCTTAAGTCCTGGTACACTCCAGGTGAGCCTCCCTCTTGGGTAGCACCCTAACATCTAATTACCCTGGGAGCGTAGGCTGTAAATTgaaaaataactactactactactatttagcatttctatagcgctacaaggcatacgcagcgctgcacaaacaaaactttaaaagttCCTGGAACAATCTAGATCTCCTCTGCCTTAGGACCTTTAAAGCTAAAGCAAAATACTTTAAATTGCAATGTAAGGGATCCCAGGCTACTGCAGTTTCTTTAGAAACATTCAGGAAAATCAGCTTGAGTGACTGGCTTAAGGAATACACCAAGACGGCTCACCGAAAGGGTAACTGAATCCTACTATAATTCCTGTACTataaaaatctaaaataaattagTTAATAGGACACCTCTGATGGTCCTATTAACTAATTTAATACTATACTACAGGAATTATAGTAAGATTGGGTTACATTATTATACTGTAGTTTTCAAATTTTCATCCATACAATATTTCGGTCACCAAAAGGGTAAACATATGGTAAACCGGCTTTTTTATTTCTACTGTGGATCATTAGTCTACCTTGCTGTGAAATAAATCTAACGTGTGGACTCAATAAAATTATAACTTAAGTTCAAAAAGGCAGAGGCTAAGTATCTACATCTAGTAATAAAGTATTTGCCCAGTGCCATCAATTTTCAAGCATTCACAATACAATATCTTCCCTTATATCTATTGTTTTTCTACATTTTCTTCAAATTCAAAATTTCTCACATTCtgtttgtgactttttattttaacTAAAGGACCTGAGGTCATTTagttaaaataataattaaaaaaaagtcacatTGATGGCACTGGGCAAATACTTTGATAACTTTCTGTGAAATAAAACATGCCTTTACACCAGCTAATCCCAACCAATCTCTGAGATAAGGTATTGCAGCTTTAAACACGTGATGCTCTCATACCAAAAGGTTTGTCCAAAGCAGTTCCTTCTCCAGTCGCCTGGTCGGTCTTTTTCTTGCCCAGTCTGTAAAAGCCGTAAAGCAACTTCTCTCTCCTGAATGACATCATCTAATCTACTCATAGACTGatccacctgtaaaaaatgcattAAATTAAAGTTTCATTTCAGCACAAACTTTAAATTGGGTGTGTATGGTGGGGtgtcaggagaagagagagagacagactgactGCCTGTCCATTTCCATCTGAGGAAAACAAATCTGAAACTGTAAAGCCCACTTACTCAAAACATTAATGAAATCAAACCATCCCTCTTCTAGAGTGCAAGTTAAGACAGCAAGACTACAATTCCACCTCTGTAAGGTGGCAAATATCGTATGGCTACAATCACAGAATGCCATTATGGGCTACAGTGGTAGCTTACACCTCTTCAAGAATTACAcgaaattctggaatacactaccacgcaacctgaaaatgaatTATGAATTAAcccacttccgcaaactattgaaaactcacctcttcgagAAAAGCTATGGCAAGAATCAAAACATATGAAGTCCTTACACAATAACAGAGATAgggcaatacactctcttctgatctctcttccccttattctcaccacacttaaaactctacccacaaatggaactgttataccctaatgttctctcgcCATTGTTCAATCGCCGATcacttccccattgttacatccTACTGTTCCACTCCCAATCTATGTTTGACTTTGACTTGTTTTCCCAAAATATGTTTGACTTcgactgtcttcccataactcttctctatataacccataaccatattgtaaccaatgtaattccatgactcacaatgtattgtaagccacactgaacccgcaaataggtgggaaaatgtgggatacaaatgcaataaaataaatattaccaCTTCACAATTAAATTAGTGAGAGATGTATGATACTATGGTGCTATCAgggttgcatggggacagaaatcttacccatccccacaagactttaatggtacaaaaaaaaaaaattccaatcgGCGCTctgtctctctggatttgagccgcagcactgcaggcaaggaaggaaagatgaaaacggtaatggaattcaaacaggcatgagataaacacaaacgaattctgtttagaaggaatggttccgtggaatcttagcagagattgggtggcgacaccggtaattggaaacaaaacgggagctggacagacttctacggtctacgccctgattgtgactgaatagatagggatgggctggagtgtaaattttaagggtcttcaattatagcttcagaacttagtacaagaacagtactgggcagacttccacggtctgtgccctgagaaaggcaagaacaaatcaaactcgggtatacatatgaagtatcacatactatgtaaaatgagtttatcttgttgggcagactggatggaccgtacaggtcgttatctgccttcatttactatgttaaagcTGCTACTCCATTTTTTAAATCCTGGgcagaaatatttaattgaatcAACAGGATATTTTTGTTCAAAAGTGCACATTACCTTTTCCATTCGTTCTGGGCTTGGCATTGCCAGTCTCTGTCTCTTGGATTCCTGCTCTAAAGTCAGAAGCATGTTTTTCTCTTTAAGAAGGACATACCTAAAGTCAGCAAACATTAAAATGTTCAAGTAAAACAGTGGTTAACATTACAAATGAAAGAGTTTTGGCAGTATAGAATAATATTTATTAAACGTACTTATATGTTGATATAAACAAGAAGATTTTGAAACCTGATTTTAATTATTTCCTCTTTACCCTGCTAATGTCATCCTAACCCTATAAACTCTTAAAACAAGCCATGTTAAGTGAAACCCAGATGGATTaaccccagtatcctgtctcagacagtggctagttcaagtcacaagtacccaacAGATCCCAAAAGCTATTTCTCACAGCACATTTCCAGGGATGAACAATGGCTCCCTCAAGTCTACCTAGGTAATTATTTTTAATGGACATTTTCTCcagaaacctgtccaaacctCTCTCGAATCCTGCTGTGTTAATTTCCTTGTCCACAATCTCTAGCAACAGATtttacagtgttaaaaaaaaaaaagaaactttctccaatttaatTTTCTATCTGCTGGTctttagtttcatggagtgtttGAAAGGACTCGTGATTTTATGAATGTCTATCATATTCCTTCTCAGTCatgttttctccaaactgaagagccttaatCTGTTTAGCTATTTTTCATAAACAGAGAATCATTTACAACTTCATCATGTTCTGGCGGGAAGGCACCCACGCCATGTGTGGTGCGGTGCTGTAAGGAAGTTCTGTAAACCTAGCTTATCAGCTTCCGCACCGGGCTCtgttggatgacgtcacccatctGTTAACAATACAAAGGCCTGCATGTCCTCTGAgaaaagtcttcacacccttacatttttttttaggcaaaaagtgaaaaatgcattaaagcaggAGTTTATTTCACTAATCTACACAAGATACTCCACACTTTCAACTTGGAAGAATAATTACAGAaatatatttaaagaaaaaacaaataagaACTCGGAAAACCTTGACTGCATAAGTTTTTATATCCCTTTTGCAGCAATAACAGCCACGAGTTGTTTAGGATAAGCGTCTATACCAACCCTACACAGCAGGACAGTGCAGTTTTTCCTCCCGTTCTTGTTGCAAGAATAGCTCAATCTCTTTCACGTTGGCTGGGGATCAGCTGTGGACTAAAAGTCTAGCTACTGCTTTTCTTCTACATTCAGGCTTGGTTTTTGGGCCACTCGAGGACATTTACTTTCTTCTTGCTTAGGATCGTTGTCCTGCTGAAGGGTGAAATCTTTTCAATCCCAGGTTCTTTGCACCAATCGCTCCTATGATCTTTACAAGACTTCCTGCAAAGGATGTCCACCACAAAATCCTACCACCACTATATTTTTACTGTAGGGGTGGTGTTGGCAGCGCAATTTGCTGTGTTACACCACACATCCCTTGGCACCTAGACCAAAACACTTCCACTTTGGTCTCATCAGACCACGAAGCCTTCTCTCACAGGTAAGGCATTATTGATTTAACGACTCAACTAATTTATTTGTGTGCAGATGGCATGCAattttgggcatcatttatagaatccggggaataaTGTGCTATATAGCTTTTATGGAGAAATGCTTAAGGTACATTGGCTGTTAAAAAGGAACCGACATTAATTGCCTCTAACTTGGATTTGCACGCAGATCTGGCTACATGAGATTTTATAAGGCCTTGTGCCCAAATCCTCTCATGCGCAATCCAAGAAGGGGTGTGGCAAAGAattacacagtgttatagaatttgagggcaatgtgccaggatttacacctggtttcagttggcatAAGTCCTTTGGGTGCGGGAATGCActctgctattttataaagagcacagcgccctttatagaatagcgctgagcacGAAGAACCTGGCAGCTCTCTATATATCATACGATCACATATAGATAACTCTACATACAGTACACCTACCAAAGTTTGTGCAAATCTTCACTGCTCTTGGCTCTTaattgctgtattgtccatggtgcaccttttaaaacaaagaacaaTTAAgccacatagaaaaaaaaagttttttagttCTACTTtactctgctcttacttgatattttgtttatggtattgtaagCCTTGCCTGTtactttatttattgtaagccacattgaacttgcgcatgttcaggataatgtggggtataaatgtcaaaacaaTTAATCGAAAACAAGGCTAGAAAATGAAGCTTGAATTCTAAAACAAATTCTATTGGTTTGTACCTGTGGGAAATAATTTTGCTAAATTTCTTGTACATATTGTGAAtttaataaggaaaataaaaagttatttaCCAGACTTAACTGTTGATTCTCCCCAGTTCTTTGGGTCATCAAAAAACTCTTCTAGACCTTTTAGGGGGCCTGAAGTATGAAGCAGTCTACAGTGGTGAAGAGCATTTACTTTTTCTGCAGTCTTGTGAAAATTGCACTGTGTTA
This window harbors:
- the MRPL47 gene encoding 39S ribosomal protein L47, mitochondrial, whose translation is MAGSWRAAGLWVFCGRISAALRPLVVSRALCSGGTAGSSGLTQCNFHKTAEKVNALHHCRLLHTSGPLKGLEEFFDDPKNWGESTVKSGAPWTIQQLRAKSSEDLHKLWYVLLKEKNMLLTLEQESKRQRLAMPSPERMEKVDQSMSRLDDVIQEREVALRLLQTGQEKDRPGDWRRNCFGQTFWYKFHEWSVPWYVNRNHRSKQFFALPYVNRYLRLRLEKHLRKRARQQTLEAQKQRDLKRRFPHLAERSQP